In Arachis hypogaea cultivar Tifrunner chromosome 2, arahy.Tifrunner.gnm2.J5K5, whole genome shotgun sequence, a genomic segment contains:
- the LOC140176558 gene encoding uncharacterized protein, which produces MSVYMSCRGAVYKDNFGRLHDRSKEISKVIKQLGHLFPNRMTIQLPQILWLTKQSAFDDIGALENVKDTLKELVMLPLQRPKLFCKGQLTKPCKGILLFGSPGTGKFMLAKIVSIEARANFINISISGITSKWFGEGEKYVKLVFSLASKIAPSVISVH; this is translated from the exons ATGTCTGTGTATATGAGTTGCAGGGGAGCAGTATATAAG GATAATTTTGGTAGACTGCATGATAGGAGCAAAGAAATATCCAAAGTAATAAAGCAACTTGGTCACCTTTTCCCAAACAGAATGACTATACAGCTGCCTCAG ATACTCTGGCTTACCAAACAAAGCGCATTCGATGATATTGGAGCTTTGGAAAATGTGAAGGATACCTTGAAAGAATTGGtcatgcttcctcttcagagGCCGAAATTATTTTGCAAAGGGCAGCTAACTAAG CCTTGCAAAGGAATATTGCTTTTTGGCTCCCCTGGAACAGGAAAATTTATGCTTGCAAAAATCGTATCAATCGAAGCTAGAGCAAATTTTATCAACATTTCAATATCCGGTATTACTTCGAAG TGGTTTGGTGAAGGAGAAAAATATGTCAAATTAGTCTTTTCACTGGCCAGTAAGATTGCTCCAAGTGTTATTTCCGTTCATTAA